In the genome of Tripterygium wilfordii isolate XIE 37 chromosome 19, ASM1340144v1, whole genome shotgun sequence, one region contains:
- the LOC119985755 gene encoding uncharacterized protein LOC119985755, with product MIRTKLKTLLLEIMSLSRIGAGPEAEFDLFLKTFTDSCRNLELSCNRNIERYTTRLPTEWYYNVVFASKVELMELIERLYELFDGSEKYVVYCEETKDAFGKDWDKKLLSLYYRLMADESWKRDGSNNFMKKKDMSFWGENAEDVEMKRCIANIREMYRSFVIFEEHHEEAELKRVDMLVELVHEIFPCHIAALARGASIMKWPLPAMDFETSAMHWPISGRVEVSFLV from the exons ATGATACGCACAAAGTTGAAGACTCTTTTGCTGGAGATCATGAGTCTATCTCGTATTGGGGCTGGTCCAGAAGCAGAATTTGACCTTTTCTTGAAGACTTTCACTGATAGTTGTCGAAATCTGGAATTAAGTTGTAACCGTAACATCGAACGATATACAACTAG ACTTCCTACTGAATGGTATTACAATGTGGTGTTTGCATCGAAGGTTGAGCTCATGGAATTGATTGAGCGCTTATATGAACTCTTTGATGGATCTGAAAAATATGTTGTTTATTGTGAGGAGACTAAAGATGCTTTTGGGAAGGATTGGGATAAAAAACTGTTAAGTCTATATTATCGATTAATGGCAGATGAGAGCTGGAAGAGAGATGGTTCGAACaattttatgaagaaaaaagaCATGTCCTTTTGGGGGGAAAATGCGGAAGATGTCGAGATGAAGCGTTGCATTGCAAACATAAGAGAAATGTACCGCagttttgtgatttttgaagAACACCACGAG GAAGCTGAATTGAAAAGGGTTGACATGCTTGTGGAGTTGGTGCATGAAATATTCCCATGTCACATTGCCGCGTTAGCTCGAGGGGCATCTATAATGAAGTGGCCTTTACCTGCTATGGATTTTGAAACATCTGCAATGCACTGGCCTATATCTGGCAGAGTCGAAGTAAGTTTTCT